One Chloroflexota bacterium DNA window includes the following coding sequences:
- a CDS encoding metal ABC transporter substrate-binding protein translates to MRHHLIFVTLPGLLLAACATSTPSPNDALLRVVATTTQVGSAAREVGGDDIQLTVLLTPGAEAHDFEITPPAAAAIEDSDLILESGAGLETWLEDALNTIGGADRVRDMSTGIELRAPEDPTESEEFDPHYWLSAPNAIKLVEHVRDALTSARPDLADGFASRAATYIDRLEAADVEIRRRMAEIPEERRGIVTNHDALGYFIAEYGLHFVGSVFPSLDVTSEPDPAQLAALADTIRSEGVTAIFSESAVNPGLAQAIADETGARVVDAPLFTDSLGAPGSGGETLDGMLLHDAQVVHDALVGS, encoded by the coding sequence ATGAGACACCATCTCATCTTCGTCACGCTGCCGGGGCTCCTTCTCGCCGCCTGCGCCACCTCAACCCCCAGCCCGAATGACGCGCTGCTGCGGGTGGTGGCCACCACCACGCAGGTGGGCTCGGCGGCCAGGGAGGTCGGCGGCGACGACATCCAGCTCACCGTGCTGTTGACGCCTGGCGCGGAGGCGCACGACTTCGAGATCACGCCACCGGCGGCGGCCGCCATCGAGGACTCGGACCTCATCCTGGAGAGCGGCGCCGGGCTCGAGACATGGCTGGAGGACGCGCTCAACACGATAGGCGGCGCGGACCGCGTCCGGGACATGAGCACCGGCATTGAGCTGCGCGCGCCGGAGGATCCGACGGAGTCAGAGGAGTTCGACCCGCACTACTGGTTGAGTGCCCCGAACGCGATCAAGCTGGTAGAGCACGTGCGCGACGCGCTCACCTCCGCGCGACCGGACCTGGCCGACGGCTTCGCCTCCCGCGCAGCGACCTACATCGACCGACTCGAGGCGGCGGATGTGGAGATCCGGCGCCGGATGGCCGAGATCCCCGAGGAGCGACGCGGGATTGTCACCAACCACGACGCGCTCGGCTATTTCATTGCCGAGTACGGCCTGCACTTCGTGGGATCGGTCTTTCCCAGCCTGGACGTGACCTCGGAGCCCGATCCCGCCCAGCTCGCCGCGCTGGCTGACACGATCCGCAGCGAGGGCGTGACCGCCATCTTCAGCGAATCGGCCGTGAACCCGGGGCTGGCGCAGGCGATCGCCGATGAGACCGGCGCCCGGGTGGTTGACGCGCCGCTCTTCACCGATTCTCTTGGGGCTCCCGGCTCAGGCGGTGAGACGCTGGACGGCATGCTCCTGCACGACGCCCAGGTTGTCCACGACGCCCTCGTCGGTTCATAG
- a CDS encoding Fur family transcriptional regulator: MDRRTLAAGDRLAAAGERVTQQRLLVANALGAAGRQLTAEQLYRDLRRQEPSIGRATVFRTLETLVDAGVARRLEQDGHVYAYVACLPEHHHHLSCTRCGRVEEINEAYVQPIAERLTRDMGFEIDDARLDFYGRCATCRAEERVASG; the protein is encoded by the coding sequence ATGGATCGACGAACGTTGGCTGCGGGGGACCGGCTTGCCGCGGCCGGCGAGCGGGTGACCCAGCAGCGGCTCCTGGTTGCCAATGCGCTGGGTGCCGCCGGACGCCAGCTGACCGCCGAGCAGCTGTATCGCGACCTCCGACGACAGGAGCCGAGCATTGGGCGGGCGACCGTCTTTCGCACGCTCGAGACGCTCGTGGACGCCGGGGTTGCGCGCCGCCTTGAGCAGGACGGGCACGTTTACGCCTACGTGGCGTGCCTGCCGGAGCACCACCACCACCTTTCGTGCACCCGCTGCGGCCGAGTCGAGGAGATCAATGAGGCCTACGTGCAGCCCATCGCCGAGCGCCTGACACGCGACATGGGATTCGAAATCGACGACGCGCGCCTGGACTTCTACGGCCGCTGTGCCACCTGCCGCGCCGAGGAGCGCGTCGCTTCCGGCTGA
- a CDS encoding metal ABC transporter ATP-binding protein, whose translation MTEHRPGLVLDGVDAGYGDGPVLHDVSLAVPPGTLVGVIGPNGSGKSTLLKAILGLAPVVTGSVLLDGRPISEQRTRLAYVPQREAVDWSFPASAEQVVMMGRYPRIGWLRMPGSADRRAVRETLDRVALADLGRRQIGALSGGQQQRVFLARALVQEASVLLLDEPMTGVDQTTEQLIVGLLRELRDAGTTIVHATHDLESAAEISDQLCFVNRRLIAYGPPAETFTPPILHATFGGELLIVREADHTHVHLGGHHGPTDQPPAG comes from the coding sequence GTGACTGAACACCGCCCCGGACTGGTCCTCGACGGCGTCGATGCGGGCTATGGCGACGGGCCGGTGCTGCACGACGTCAGCCTGGCGGTCCCGCCCGGGACGCTGGTTGGTGTCATCGGGCCGAACGGATCGGGCAAGAGCACCCTGCTCAAGGCGATCCTGGGACTTGCGCCGGTGGTGACCGGCAGCGTCCTGCTCGACGGCCGTCCGATCTCGGAGCAGCGCACCCGGCTTGCCTACGTCCCGCAGCGTGAGGCCGTCGACTGGAGCTTCCCGGCCAGTGCGGAGCAGGTGGTGATGATGGGCCGCTACCCGCGCATCGGCTGGCTGCGGATGCCCGGCTCGGCCGACCGGCGCGCCGTGCGCGAAACGCTCGATCGGGTGGCGCTGGCCGACCTCGGCAGACGGCAGATCGGCGCCCTGTCAGGCGGCCAGCAGCAGCGCGTCTTCCTGGCGCGCGCCCTGGTGCAGGAGGCATCGGTCCTCCTGCTGGATGAGCCGATGACCGGCGTCGACCAGACCACCGAGCAGCTGATCGTGGGTCTGCTGCGGGAGCTGCGCGACGCCGGCACCACCATCGTCCACGCGACGCACGACCTCGAGTCGGCGGCCGAGATCTCCGACCAGCTGTGCTTCGTGAATCGCCGCCTGATCGCCTACGGGCCGCCGGCGGAGACCTTCACCCCGCCGATCCTGCACGCGACCTTCGGCGGCGAGCTGCTGATCGTGCGCGAAGCCGACCACACCCACGTGCACCTCGGCGGCCACCACGGGCCGACCGACCAGCCGCCAGCGGGCTGA
- a CDS encoding metal ABC transporter permease, giving the protein MDWLTDPLGYDFVLRALSEVVVMGATCGAIGAYVVVRRLAFIGDAISHAVFPGIVLAYLAGLSIFGGALAAGLITALAIALVTRSGRVREDAAIGIFFAAAFALGIVLISTRHTFQGDLTGFLIGNLQGVSTADIAVSAAVGLAIIAVLAVLHKELVLVSFDRTLAAALGYPVFALDFLLLALLTVTIVVSIQAVGIILVLAMLVTPAATARLLVDRFVPMLALGSIIGAGVGVAGYYISFHLGTASGGTIVLLATALFVVAFVASPTHGLLGHRLRRHPQHAGTSPAVDPPPGHQHGS; this is encoded by the coding sequence ATGGACTGGCTGACCGATCCGCTCGGCTACGACTTCGTTCTGCGCGCGCTCTCCGAGGTGGTCGTGATGGGAGCCACCTGCGGAGCCATCGGCGCGTACGTCGTCGTCCGCCGCCTGGCCTTCATCGGGGATGCCATCAGTCATGCCGTCTTTCCCGGGATCGTGCTCGCCTATCTGGCCGGGCTCAGCATCTTCGGCGGCGCCCTTGCGGCTGGGCTGATCACCGCGCTCGCCATCGCGCTGGTGACGCGCAGCGGGCGCGTCCGCGAGGACGCCGCCATCGGCATATTCTTCGCGGCCGCCTTCGCGCTGGGGATCGTCCTGATCAGCACCCGCCACACCTTCCAGGGCGACCTGACCGGGTTCCTGATCGGCAACCTGCAGGGCGTGTCGACCGCCGACATCGCCGTCAGCGCGGCGGTCGGGCTGGCGATCATCGCGGTGCTGGCGGTGCTCCACAAGGAGCTGGTGCTCGTCTCCTTCGACCGCACCCTGGCCGCCGCCCTCGGCTACCCCGTCTTCGCGCTCGACTTCCTGCTGCTGGCGCTGCTGACGGTCACGATCGTGGTGAGCATCCAGGCGGTCGGCATCATCCTGGTACTGGCCATGCTCGTCACCCCGGCGGCGACGGCGCGCCTGCTGGTGGACCGATTCGTGCCAATGCTTGCGCTGGGATCAATCATCGGAGCGGGCGTGGGCGTGGCCGGGTACTACATCTCCTTCCACCTGGGGACGGCGTCCGGCGGCACTATCGTGCTGCTGGCAACCGCCCTCTTCGTGGTGGCATTCGTGGCCAGCCCGACGCACGGTCTGCTGGGCCATCGGCTTCGCCGTCATCCGCAGCACGCCGGCACCTCCCCCGCCGTCGATCCGCCACCGGGCCACCAGCACGGGTCTTGA
- a CDS encoding nuclear transport factor 2 family protein, whose translation MADHPNAALVRSMMESFNSGSIGEMAAMLADDVEWHEIGRAEPIIGKEALAARFGMGSDTPPPYEITGDLHDVIANDDHTVVLASAHATKDGQTFDYKVAEIYHMKDGKITKRWAFSDDTAAINDFFGGE comes from the coding sequence ATGGCCGACCACCCCAATGCAGCCCTGGTTCGCAGCATGATGGAGAGCTTTAACAGCGGTAGCATCGGAGAAATGGCCGCCATGCTCGCCGATGACGTCGAATGGCACGAGATCGGCCGCGCCGAGCCGATCATCGGCAAGGAGGCTCTCGCCGCGCGGTTCGGGATGGGTAGCGACACGCCTCCGCCGTACGAAATCACCGGAGACCTGCACGACGTGATCGCCAACGACGACCACACCGTCGTATTGGCCAGCGCACACGCCACGAAGGATGGGCAGACCTTCGACTACAAGGTCGCCGAGATCTATCACATGAAGGATGGAAAGATCACCAAGCGCTGGGCATTCTCCGACGACACCGCAGCGATCAACGACTTCTTCGGGGGCGAATGA